In one window of Helianthus annuus cultivar XRQ/B chromosome 17, HanXRQr2.0-SUNRISE, whole genome shotgun sequence DNA:
- the LOC110923941 gene encoding uncharacterized protein LOC110923941: protein MRNAFNIQPVQPFQPELNPTQPTRSKPDEDVEVVPETQPQKGKQVVGEQPSKPKAKPWTQLEEEALAKAYVGTSTHPIKGNNQTSEGFLKAVLAKFLELMDQGPYRDIDSVSSKWRKMSGGMSDKDVFKKALDLYKSNNGTTFAHVRAWEITRMHQKWVPIPNEVEMAKRQRTSESGSYSAGGSDARCHINLNDDAPSSTKKNTP from the exons ATGCGGAATGCTTTTAATATCCAACCCGTGCAACCCTTTCAACCCGAATTGAACCCGACACAACCCACCCGATCCAAACCCGATGAGGATGTCGAAGTTGTTCCCGAGACCCAACCGCAAAAAGGCAAGCAAGTTGTGGGTGAGCAACCGTCCAAACCAAAGGCGAAACCGTGGACGCAACTCGAGGAAGAAGCCTTAGCGAAGGCTTACGTAGGCACGTCCACACACCCGATAAAAG GTAATAATCAAACGAGTGAGGGGTTTTTGAAGGCGGTTTTGGCGAAGTTCCTTGAGCTAATGGACCAAGGCCCGTATCGAGATATCGACTCGGTGTCATCTAAGTGGCGAAAAATGAGCGG CGGCATGAGCGACAAGGATGTGTTTAAAAAGGCGTTGGATCTTTACAAGTCGAACAATGGTACCACGTTCGCACACGTTCGCGCGTGGGAAATTACGAGAATGCACCAAAAATGGGTGCCGATTCCGAACGAGGTGGAGATGGCAAAGCGGCAAAGGACATCGGAATCCGGTAGTTATAGCGCCGGCGGATCGGACGCGAGATgtcacataaacttaaacgatGACGCCCCGAGTTCGACGAAGAAGAATACGCCGTAA